GTGGGACAAATCCTTACGCTGGTACTGCCACTAAAAAAGGGCAAACAAATCAAAGCCAAAGGAAAAATTGTTTGGACGAATGACGAAGGATTTGGCCTGAAATTTTTGAGCATTGACAAATAATTGTCTCCCACAGAGAAAAAATAATTTTAGATATCATTGGTACTTAAGATAATCTGGAGGAGCCTTGGCAAGCTCCACCAGCCGGGTTTGCCCAGCGCCAAAGTCATCAAATGCCAGTCCTATGTTTAGTTTTTCCAAACCATTGCGAAGCCTCGACATTTCATTTTTGGTGGTAACAGCCTTTTCATTAATTTCGACTACGATTCTGTTCGAGGGAGCCATATCATGGATTTTCTTGAACGACCCCAAGAGATCATCTGTCTTGTAAATTTCCATTTGTGTAGTGTTGACAAATAAAACGGGAGATCCCAGCAAGTATCTCCCAACTTCAACTCCCACTTCACGGAACAAGGCGCTAAGTTCAGAGTCATACCCAAACTTCTGAGCTAGCTCTAATAGCTCAGAAGGATTCGATGGCAGGTACTCGTCAGAAATCCTCCCAAGAATCTCGTAACCGATTACCTCCATATTTGAAAATTTTACGATGGGTTGAAAATGTGGAATTACGTTTCTATCAATAAGCAAATTGCTCAATTTGGGCTCCAACGCTTCCAAATCTTTAAACTTTAAAAACCTAAGTCATGAATTTTCTTACAGGTTAGAACGCAAAGTGACCCAGATGCAGGGATGACTTCTCTATAACTTCCTATCACTTCTTCGATCCACTCCGCTCCTGCGGTCCACTCCACTTCTGCGATCTATCCCACTTCTGCGGTCCTGGCCGGATCTTCTTTCTTCAACATAGCCTGACTTTAATATTTTACGCCTATCACTTGCTTGCCGTCTGTCGACTGCACCTCTTTTGTCGCGATCTGTATTAGTTAATCCGGATTTGGACCTATCTAATTCAAAATCATGTTTCTCTTTAATCAATATTCCAATTAAAAAATGATTTTTAAATCGCCCCTCATCTTGCTTTGATATATGCTTTACCTGAGCTTTGAAAAAACCACTAGGTTCAGACCTGTTATCTGTCCAGTACTTCATTTTTAGTTCTTGACCGACCTTTAAATAATCTATTATCGAAGAATCTTCATGAACCAAAATACATCTTCCGTGCCCAGATATATCTCGTAATTTTAATTGATAAATGGGTAATGGGCGACCCAGGTCAATTTCCACACTATAGAGTTCAGCTAGTGTAATTCTGTTTTCAGACCTTCTTTCTTCAAGATTGTTTGTGGAGACGTCATCCGGCATGTCGCTTACCTCCGTCAACTAATAGTTAGAGCACTAAATGCAACCTTAGATAGTCTTTCCCCAATATCATTTATTTCTATTTTGATTTCTAAATACATCTCTCCGTTCAACAGCTCCGTCATCCAGGTACCGCCGACGTCCCAATCCGCTTCTGCGATCATAGCCTTTACGCCGATCCCTGCCGGTTCTTCTGTCTGGATTCCGTTTAGACTCATCTACTTGTCGCCTTTCAACCCTTAGGCGGGAGCCACCATTATCCTTTGAATCTGATTTCTGTTCTGATTTTGGCATAAATAAGCTTATAATAAAAAATAGTTAGTCTTGGAATGGTATATTCATTAAGAATTTTCTCAAAAAAATTCATAATGTCATCTAATTTGAAATATTACAGATGTGAAAGAAATATCACAAGACTTTTCACATTGTGATTTGCAAAACAAATACAACAAAAACCCGTCTGTTGAAAATTGTGGACTACGTGCCTGAACCACCAATTCCCTTTTATTGTGGATTTGCTATGCATATCTGAAAATATTACGCACAAAAAAATTACAGATTATGTAAACGTATTGTATTTCAGCTTTTTGTCAGATTAGATTGTACCTTAATTTTAAAATGAAAAATTGAATCCTGGTCATTGTTCATAAAGTGGTATTATTTTTTAAAATCGACTTGTCTTAATTAATTTATTTTGGATGTTTAAAAAACCCTTTTGTAAATTTAACACACTGGCAGTCTTTACATATTAATGCCAAATAGCAATGGCCCCTATCCCCCCGCTTCATTCGTCAGGACCTATTTTAATTGGGGTATCCTCTGGGGTATTTCTTTCTGTAAAGATAGACAAATTCAGTAAAAAATACCCCTAATCTTACCCCATCTTTTTTTCACCATTGCTCTAAATTCGAAAGGTTGCTCATTTTCAAACCATTATCAAAATCAGCGTCATGTGCCTCAAACCCCGGTAACGGGGGTTCGAATCCCCCTGGGATCACCACAGAAAAACAGCGCTTCGAAATGAAGCGCTTTTTTCGTGGGTGGTTCGGAGCGTCCTTTTCAGTTAACACAATATGTTGTGGCGATAATTTATTGACAAACAATAGCCTTCTGCTTTATTATATCCAATAAAAGCAAGTTGTTATCCAGGTTCTTCAACAAGACTGCCCCCAAAATGTTTTGTAACTTGCTCTAAACATTGCGTAAAACAATTTTAACGATCTCTAAATGGACACATCCACGCACCCTGGATTTGTCCTGTAGGGGTAAACACGCAACCTTCCCATAAGAAATGATATGTCCATGGATGCGAACTGAGAGTGCCAATACCCAGGGGAGTCATCAGGGTAAATATCCCGCATGGCGCTTTCCAAGCAAACATCAAAAGTTTATTCAATGCCCGCGCAATTAGAAAACGATACGAAAATAGCAAAGAAAAAGGCGCAAATCTTAAAAATACCTTTTGTCGATCCGCTGCGGGCTGCCATCGAACCGTCTGCGCTTAGCCTTCTTGAACCGGAAATGGCCGTCAAACGACAGGCCTTGCCCATCCGCGTGGTGGATAATGTCCTGCTGGTCGCCATGATGACACCGGAGGAACCCGTCGCCGTTAAAAGCCTGGAATTGCTCACCGGGTTTAAGATTCGTCCGGCGGTGGCGCCTAAAAATTCCCTCTCGATCGCACTAAAAAAGTATTATGGCAACGGATACGCTGCAGCGCTATCTGTGAAAAATCGCCCCGCAAAGACAGTTCAAAAACCGATTTCTGCAAAAAGCCAAAAAGATGCAAGCGCCGCAACCACCATCTCAGTGATCTCAAACAAGGGGGGGGTCGGCAAAACCCATATTTCCATCAACCTGGCCTACAGCCTGGCTAAAAAAGGCGCCAGGGTGCTGCTAATTGATGCGGATCTGGGCAATGCAGATGTCTCAAACAAACTGGGACTGTTTCCCAAAAGCCACCTGATCGATTTTCTGGAAAAAAATAAAAAACTGGATGAACTTCTTTTTCGTACAGCATACGGTTTTGACCTGATCGCCAGTTCCTACGGAGAATTTAAACTGGCGAATTTGTACTATGTCCAGAAGATAAAATTTATCAACCACTTTAAAAAAATCAGTCAACGATATGAATTTGCGATCTTTGACCTGGGCGCCGGCATATCCCGCATGGTGATGGATTTCGCATTGGCGGCTGATCACACGATTATTGTCACCACGCCCCAGGACTTCATCAGTGGTTACGCCTGCACAAAGGCCGCATTTTCCCGGTTTATTGAGATCGAAGAAAGACTGGAGTCCAAGCATTCCAATTACAGGCCCCAGTGGATATTTGCGCCGATCCTGCTGATCAATCAGGTCAGTCATCTGCGCCAGGGATTCAAGCTTTTTGATACCCTCACAAAATCAGCCGATAAGAAGCTCAATTCACATGAAGGCAGGTTTCGCATCAAACCCGAGTATCTGGGGGCTATCCCATATGAGAGAACCGCAGTGCGAACGGCAGAGATAAAAAAGAAGCCTCTACTTCTTACCGCTCCCCGTGTAAAGGCCGCCCAGAGCATACAGCACATGTCCACACGATTTTTTTACCCAGAGACAGTCTACAACCCAAAGGTCAAATTCAAACAACCGCTGGCACGTTTTGCAGCTATTCTCTCCCAAAAAAATTAGCAGCTTAGGGTTGATCGCAAAGAGAGGAAAAAACATATGAAAAAATTGGACAAGGATATTCAAATGCTGGGACCGCAGGCGGTTCTGGAAGGAAACCTTGTATTTGAAGGAACGCTGTTTATGAACGGTCACGTCAAAGGCGGAATTGAAAGCCGTGCCGGATCGGTTGTTATCGGCGAAGATGCCGTGATTCATGCCGATATTTTTGTTCGAACCGCCACTGTTAACGGTGAAGTAAATGGGACGGTTCGCGCCACAGAGCGCATCGAACTCAACCCCCCGGCGCGCATGTACGGAGATCTCACCGCGCCTGTCGTCGTCATTCATGAAGGAGTTATTTTTGAAGGCAATTGCACCATCAAACCCAAAGATGATAGCCTCTCGCAAGCAGAGCCGAAGCTGTCAACCATTGCAGATGAATCCGCAGAAGCGCTAGAGTCATCCCGCAAATCTAACAAATCATTGGGTTCCGCCAAAATTGCGAAATAGGCATTGCTGCCGGAAGTGCTGCTGTGGTTGGCGTCACTTAACAGGAAGCACCGGAAAATCACTTTAACGGGGGCCCTTAAATATCACAAGGGGTCATTCTAATCGAATGAACCCTTGTGTATTTTCAAAACGACGGCTTGCGGTGATGAATTTGTCATCATCACTTGTCGGCATTTTTAACCGGCTTGGTTGGAGCGGGGTGCGGGCTGCTACTGTGGTTCAGATTTGCTCATCTTGGCTGCGGCTTTCTTATGGCTTCCCCGGCTGAGTTCCACCGTGCCGTTAAAATCCGCGCCATTCTCCACTGCGATGCCGCTGGCATGAATCTCGCCCTGAAAATTGGCACTGTGGCTGATGTCAACATTTCTTTGGGCCAATACATTGCCAACCATTTGACCACTGATGCTGGTATCCTGGCGTGGATCTTACCTTCAACGCTTCCGGTGGGGCCAGTGGCAAAATTTTAATCTTCCAGCTCGATGTTGCCCTTCACCGAAACCTCAATCACCAGATTGCCGTAACCACGAATGTCGCCCTCAATAGCAATATTTTCACTGATAATTGATTTTTCATTTCTTTTCATCTGGCTTGAATCCTTTGTGAAGCTTTTTAAGTCGAGAAATTTATCGGCATCAGACGAACGGTCGTTTTTAATTTTTCTGTCTTTTTTTAGCATGGGCTCTCCTTATCTTATATATGGTACTTCGGTCGTCATGATATCTAAAATCCTCCGAAAACTTTGACGCAGTTTCGGTGACTGGTCATATATAGCGTTGGTCTGGCGAACCGTTAACCCATCCAGAGTCATTTCGTCTGGGCAGATTCGATCTTTAGCCTCACTTCGGATCCATTTAGCTTTTTGCTGGAGCTCAGCACCATTGGCGCCGTTTTCGCGGTCCAACAGAATGGCTGCCAGCATCTGATGAATGACCTTGCTGGGCTTGGATCGCGGATTGTCAACGATAATTGGCGTAAAGCTGCGGGCTGCTTTGCGGACAAGTTTATCATATGGAATCGTTCCCAAAACACCGACATTCAGAAAGCATTTTTCTTTCAAAAGCTGCTGCATCGACTTGGCAATAGTAAAATCCTTGCGATTGTCGGCCATGTTGACCACCAACGAGACGCCGAATTGTTCATAGCGCTGCTTTAATTCCATGTAGGCCCTTGAATCTCTCTGGCGGACTCGTTCATAAATAGTATCCAGTGAAAAATTTTTCGCATCTTCCAGCGAGCCATCTTTAATTTGCAGGCTCAGTTCTTTGAGCGATTTGTATTCTGAAAAAAACCGCTCCAAAAAGCGATAGAAAGTCACTTTTACAAAACTGTAGCTGTCCAAAATTGACGCCGGCTCAGATCCGCTGACCACGATCTTGTGATCGGCAAAAAGAAAAAAATCCAGCACATTATAGGATGAATTGCCCCCCAGATCGAGAATCAGAAAGTCACCATCCAAATCTCGCAGGTGTCGCAAAATCTTTTGTTTTTGGTGATAAGGGAGGTTTTCACTGCCCAGTTTGGAGGAGTCGCCGCCAATCAATGACAAACCGTCAAAAGGCGTGGGGGTCAAAATTTCCTTTATAGAGGAGACTTTTTTGTCTAAAAAGTCATTCAAGGTTTTAGCAGTGATTTGACGCCCACATACAGATGCACATCCGCGCCCCTAAGTCGAGATCTGCCAGCACCACCTTCCGGCCCAAAAGGGAAAGGCCAACAGCCAGGTTGGCCGCAATGGCAGATTTACCGACCCCGCCTTTAGATCCGCCAATAGCAAAAATTGTCTTTTTTTCTTTTTGCTATCGGAAGCGTCAGCTTTCGATGACGGCTTTTTTCGGTCGTCAATTTTCCCGAACTGTTGTCAAATGCACTTAACGGTTGGCCGGTGGTTCGGCCATTGGCGTCCTGTTCAAATGCCATACAAGGTGTCCTAATTTCAGGTTAATTGAAAAGTAAGCGTTCCCCGCGGCGGTGCTCGCAATGATAAAATGAATACGTGCTTTTTTATCAGCGCACCGCTGGATTCGAAAAGCAAAGCTTATGCCACGCTTTAAAAAAATTAGTCACCATAATATCAGACGCATATAAAATTAGGTGGGGGAAGAATTTCCCGGTGAGCGCGCTGGGTAGGTCAAAAATTTGACAATGAACTAAATTGGAATTGAATAATTGGATACCGACGCCGATGCAGCCCGTGACGAAACGAAATCCTTAACTTAATCGGCCTGCGCCTTTATGGCGCCTATACCCCTGGCATAGGGATGCTGTTAACCGTTGACAACAAAGACCACTAACAAAAGCAGTGCGTCGTAAGTGGAGCGCTGCTATTTGCAGTAGGTGGTTTGCTGACTGACGGCTTAGAGGAATTGATCAGATGACATGCTTTTTTGGAAATTCAAAGAAGATCATTTTGCCGCATTGCTCGCTTATGTCAGCCCAGGATGATATGTTGAGCTCCGCACAGAAGACGCCACAGGTGGGGATGTTGCTGATCGACTGATCACCGACATAATTGGCCAGCCCGGTGATGCCCGGGTTGTGGCCGAAAAGCATAACGGCTTTCAGTTCATCGTCGATTTGCTGGATCACCTCGATCAGCGCAAATTCACTGAACTCATAAATCGCCTCGCTGTACTGGATGTTTTCAAGCGGGTAATCTATGGCTGCCGCAAGAACCCGGGCGGTCATGGCGGCCCGGTTGGCCGGGCTGGATATGATCAGGTCCGGTGCCACCTTTAGCTTGGCCAGAACAATGCCCATCAGTGGCACATTTTTGCGACCGCGTTTGTTCAAGGGTCTTTCAAAATCATCCAGTTTTGGATATTTCCAGCTTGATTTGGCGTGCCGGGCCAGGTAAAGCGTTTTCATCTATTCCTACCATTTGCAGGTAAACGTCATATGCCGTATCTGTTTAGCGCATGAAGTTGCCTGATATGACATGGTGCTATTCGTTTAATACTTCAATGCAGTTGGTTTATGCAGGTAGGTTTTTTTATTCGAAACCCAGCCGCATTTTTTACATGCGTATTTCGGTTTTCTGACAATACCTTTGAATTTTCCAAAATCTGCGGAAACATCTTTCTTCTTCCAAGAACACAGCTTTTTTGCCTTTTTACCCATTGTTTAACTCCTAATTTTTAAGACAGTCCAAGATAGGTAACGGTCATTTTAATTGGATTGATTTTCTTGAATTATCAAAAAATCTAATTACGATCCCATCACTTGTAAATGAAAATTCTTTGATTTATTTCATCAAAAAAGGGAACGGGTCCCAGGACGGTAAGCGCAGCCACTAACGCGCAGCGAAGATGGTGCTCTCAACTTTGTCCCATAAATTTTGGTATGACTTTGAAGCCACTGATTTGGGTGCAAAGGCCGACACCGGCGCCCGGTGAATCCCCATTTTTTCCACTTGCGCCAAATAAGGCACAAAGCTTTGCAAAACGCCTTTAAAACCCCTTGACACGCTGAGCATCAATTCACGGTGCATTTTTTTGTGCCGATCGACCATTGAAAAAAAAGGGTACATTTTGCTGGTGTCATATCGTTTCTTATTGGCGAACGCCAGCAATTGGCGGTAGGTTCGCACCGAAAGTGTCGTGGGAATCATGGGCACAAGGACGTGGTCAGCAGCGTTGAGAATGTTTTCAGCTAAAATGCCGATGGTCACCGGACAATCCAGGAGGATGTACTTATATTCGCACGCAAACGGGTAAAGCATTATTTTAAGGCGTTTTTTAGAGTTGCCGAATTTATTGTACAACACGTCTAACTTGCGGAGTGAAAAATCCGCCGGGAGAATATCCAGGTTTTCAAAATCGGTGCCTTTAACGCTTTTATAAACTCCTTTGGCGCCTTTGACATAACCTTTGGGGCCGGACTTGAGCTTGGGCTTTACCCGGAAGTAATAGGAAGCTGAGCCCTGTGGATCTAAATCGCATATCAAGGTTTTGGCCCCCGTTTGGGCAGCCAGGTAAGACAAGTTTACGGCTGTGGCGGTTTTGCCCACCCCACCTTTATTGCTGAAAATTGCCAAGGTTGTCATGAAGTGTTCTTTCTGGATTTGGGGCTGAAAAGTTCTTTAAACAGCTTCTGATTTGCAGGCGCTGCAAAGTCCTTGAAGGTCGTGGCAAATGCTTCTTTAACAGCCTGTTTTCTGTGGCTCAGTGATTGAATCAGGCTGCCGATGGCGACCAGCGTCTTTTTGACTTCTTGTTGACCGTCCGGCATCTCCGCGCTGATATTCAGCAAATAGTCCTGCTGAACACATAGATCGTTGAAATCACCGAGATTGTCCTGTAATTTTTTGAGTTGACCGATCAGGGCATTCATCTTCCTGCGCTGGAACAGACCGGCGAAGAATTCCAACAGGTAGCGCAATTTCTTACACTCAATTCTGAGGGCATGCAGCAGCTCATCTTCGGTGTTGGCCAGGATCTGATTACCCGCTTTAACAATCCCCTTGTATTTTTTAAAAATTCTGCGACGCGCCAAGTCAATGACCGCAATTTTTGCATTTGGAGCCGTCGGCTTATCCGGCGATGGCTGCTTTAAAAATGCCTCCCAGTCATTCATAATCCTGGCATATTTTTGGGTCTTCAGGCCCCGCAGGACATGCTGAAATGCGCTTTCCCGCTTTTTATGCAAATAGCTGAACAGCGGATCGATGTCATCACGCAATTCAGCAGAAAGCATTGCCTTATAATCATCCCGAGCCAGCAGATAGACGTCAAGGTCCCTTAAAACGTTGGAGAGTTTCCCCACATAAGCAAAGCCTTTCTTAAATCGATTGGTGGTTCTTGCGGGAAACACGCCTTTGACCTGAGCCAGGGCCGAGCGCGTTCGGCGAATTGCCACCCTGAAATCATGCAGAACTTCGGTGTCCAAATCTTTTGCAAAAATGGCCTCATTGGCGCGCATAACAGCCAACAAAAAGCGCAATACCTCTTTAGTGGCCTCATCCGAGCGCATCGCCGGATCAAGTTCAACGTTAACTTTGGCAGAGTAGCTGCCCGGTTTTCGGTTAACGGATGCCAGCGCATTAAAATAAAATTCCTTTTCGCTGCCGCTGGTTAGGCCGGCTTTTTTCAGGTTTTTGGCCAGATGACGCGCATACTTGGGATATCCCTTGACGGGTCTCAACAACAAATGCTGGGCTAAGGCCGCTCCACTTCTTTTTCGCGGGCGGCGAAATTCTTCGAACACCAGGTAGGCCACTGTTTTTTCAGCCGGGCCCAG
The nucleotide sequence above comes from Desulfobacterales bacterium. Encoded proteins:
- a CDS encoding polymer-forming cytoskeletal protein, producing the protein MKKLDKDIQMLGPQAVLEGNLVFEGTLFMNGHVKGGIESRAGSVVIGEDAVIHADIFVRTATVNGEVNGTVRATERIELNPPARMYGDLTAPVVVIHEGVIFEGNCTIKPKDDSLSQAEPKLSTIADESAEALESSRKSNKSLGSAKIAK
- a CDS encoding histidine phosphatase family protein, coding for MKTLYLARHAKSSWKYPKLDDFERPLNKRGRKNVPLMGIVLAKLKVAPDLIISSPANRAAMTARVLAAAIDYPLENIQYSEAIYEFSEFALIEVIQQIDDELKAVMLFGHNPGITGLANYVGDQSISNIPTCGVFCAELNISSWADISEQCGKMIFFEFPKKHVI
- a CDS encoding AAA family ATPase; amino-acid sequence: MPAQLENDTKIAKKKAQILKIPFVDPLRAAIEPSALSLLEPEMAVKRQALPIRVVDNVLLVAMMTPEEPVAVKSLELLTGFKIRPAVAPKNSLSIALKKYYGNGYAAALSVKNRPAKTVQKPISAKSQKDASAATTISVISNKGGVGKTHISINLAYSLAKKGARVLLIDADLGNADVSNKLGLFPKSHLIDFLEKNKKLDELLFRTAYGFDLIASSYGEFKLANLYYVQKIKFINHFKKISQRYEFAIFDLGAGISRMVMDFALAADHTIIVTTPQDFISGYACTKAAFSRFIEIEERLESKHSNYRPQWIFAPILLINQVSHLRQGFKLFDTLTKSADKKLNSHEGRFRIKPEYLGAIPYERTAVRTAEIKKKPLLLTAPRVKAAQSIQHMSTRFFYPETVYNPKVKFKQPLARFAAILSQKN
- a CDS encoding EAL domain-containing protein, whose protein sequence is MSNLLIDRNVIPHFQPIVKFSNMEVIGYEILGRISDEYLPSNPSELLELAQKFGYDSELSALFREVGVEVGRYLLGSPVLFVNTTQMEIYKTDDLLGSFKKIHDMAPSNRIVVEINEKAVTTKNEMSRLRNGLEKLNIGLAFDDFGAGQTRLVELAKAPPDYLKYQ
- a CDS encoding polymer-forming cytoskeletal protein, whose translation is MSGQMVGNVLAQRNVDISHSANFQGEIHASGIAVENGADFNGTVELSRGSHKKAAAKMSKSEPQ
- a CDS encoding ParA family protein translates to MTTLAIFSNKGGVGKTATAVNLSYLAAQTGAKTLICDLDPQGSASYYFRVKPKLKSGPKGYVKGAKGVYKSVKGTDFENLDILPADFSLRKLDVLYNKFGNSKKRLKIMLYPFACEYKYILLDCPVTIGILAENILNAADHVLVPMIPTTLSVRTYRQLLAFANKKRYDTSKMYPFFSMVDRHKKMHRELMLSVSRGFKGVLQSFVPYLAQVEKMGIHRAPVSAFAPKSVASKSYQNLWDKVESTIFAAR
- a CDS encoding CHAD domain-containing protein, which encodes MIKNLKFHLPDDHDEKQLMRQLADPYPIQPIPTATEKFAIYDTFDWRLFKKSLVLYSSGNRFYLRKLSKSGILESVDFSRPPVFIWDFPDGELKQMLAPIIKMRALLKLFDAACRSTSYRILGPAEKTVAYLVFEEFRRPRKRSGAALAQHLLLRPVKGYPKYARHLAKNLKKAGLTSGSEKEFYFNALASVNRKPGSYSAKVNVELDPAMRSDEATKEVLRFLLAVMRANEAIFAKDLDTEVLHDFRVAIRRTRSALAQVKGVFPARTTNRFKKGFAYVGKLSNVLRDLDVYLLARDDYKAMLSAELRDDIDPLFSYLHKKRESAFQHVLRGLKTQKYARIMNDWEAFLKQPSPDKPTAPNAKIAVIDLARRRIFKKYKGIVKAGNQILANTEDELLHALRIECKKLRYLLEFFAGLFQRRKMNALIGQLKKLQDNLGDFNDLCVQQDYLLNISAEMPDGQQEVKKTLVAIGSLIQSLSHRKQAVKEAFATTFKDFAAPANQKLFKELFSPKSRKNTS